A section of the Oncorhynchus nerka isolate Pitt River linkage group LG3, Oner_Uvic_2.0, whole genome shotgun sequence genome encodes:
- the LOC115140767 gene encoding inhibitor of growth protein 4-like isoform X3: protein MAAGMYLEHYLDSIENLPFELQRNFNLMRDLDQRTEDLKGQIDSLAKDYTSNARTLSSEQKLTILRQIQQSYSKSKEFGDDKVQLAMQTYEMVDKHIRRLDTDLARFEADLKEKQIESTDYDSTSSKGKKCESRGLKEKKVAKTRSKVKSSDEDGSPKSAQKKVKLLQPGEFTAPVANFGNVHPSDVLDMPVDPNEPTYCLCHQVSYGEMIGCDNTDCSIEWFHFACVGLTTKPRGKWYCPRCSQDRKRK, encoded by the exons ATGGCGGCGGGAATGTATTTGGAACACTATTTGGACA GCATAGAGAACCTGCCATTTGAACTGCAGAGGAACTTCAATTTGATGAGGGACTTGGATCAACGTACGGAGG ATCTAAAGGGGCAGATAGACTCCCTGGCAAAGGATTACACATCCAACGCCAGGACCCTCTCGTCTGAACAGAAGCTTACTATTCTGAGGCAGATCCAGCAGTCGTACAGCAAAAGCAAGGAGTTTGGGGATGACAAAGTGCAACTGGCCATGCAAACTTATGAGATG GTGGACAAGCACATCCGGAGACTGGACACAGACCTGGCCCGCTTTGAGGCCGACCTGAAGGAGAAGCAGATAGAGAGCACAGACTATGATTCCACCTCCAGTAAGGGAAAGAAAT GTGAGTCCAGGGGACTGAAAGAGAAGAAGGTGGCTAAAACTCGGTCTAAAGTGAAGAGCTCAGATGAAGATGGCAGTCCGAAGAGTGCACAGAAGAAAGTCAAACTTCTCCAGCC GGGGGAGTTCACTGCTCCAGTTGCTAATTTTGGGAATGTGCATCCCTCTGACGTTCTGGACATGCCAGTGGACCCCAATGAGCCCACCTACTGCCTGTGTCACCAGGTGTCTTATGGAGAGATGATTGGCTGTGACAACACAGAC TGTTCCATCGAGTGGTTCCACTTTGCCTGCGTGGGCCTGACGACGAAACCAAGAGGGAAATG GTATTGTCCACGCTGCTctcaagacagaaagagaaagtaa
- the nop2 gene encoding probable 28S rRNA (cytosine(4447)-C(5))-methyltransferase, whose translation MGRKLDPTTYVKKGPGRKSRKQKGAETELAKFLTDEDTAPKRLSSRSRKRAGKRAQVTKKPKESIEKEEPKKGFTDENSEWLKPAKRKREVGQSDNEDDSDSQWEQEEDEGGENNKVKNLLIEGDGDDDDLVDDYGALEDSSEGEVDGDGEELLPIERAARKQKKLQEAMGQESDDDDDNNKGKSGDEDMDEDDTVQANLDDMDKFILPGAEEIAKEGVLLVDLQTIHQRIKDNVDVLSHFATKREEGKERTEYLSLLKKDLSTYYSYNNFLIDKLLDIFPVSELIDFLEANEIQRPVTIRTNTLKTRRRDLAQALINRGVNLDPLGKWSKVGLVIFDSSVPIGATPEYLAGHYMLQGASSFLPVMALSPQEGETVLDMSSAPGGKTTYMAQLMRNTGVIVANDASADRLKSVVGNIHRLGVTNSMICNYDGRQFPKVMGGFDRVLLDAPCSGTGVISKDPAVKTSKDESDIQRLAHLQKELILAAIDSVNAESPSGGYLVYCTCSIMVEENEWVVDYALKKRNVKLVQTGLDFGKEGFTRFKERRFHPSLKLSRRFYPHSHNMDGFFVAKLKKFSNTVPTTAVDKDGEEETEPSEAVEVTADSSDEDGPSKAGSKNKSKKQKPVPGKPAVSQKATANGKPAKSIAKKTTNPSTLKKNEKPTGPKKAKIAKMDGGTVKVDGELKKSNTVKTGETTKQSKEGSRFEKKGDKQRKSPMQSKKRMGKNKFNKLKKLLKKEEVGQ comes from the exons ATGGGCAGGAAGTTGGATCCCACCACTTATGTGAAGAAGGGGCCGGGGCGGAAGTCCAGGAAGCAGAAAGGAGCAGAGACTGAGCTGGCCAAGTTCTTAACGGATG AGGATACTGCACCAAAACGACTGTCAAGCAGGTCCAGGAAAAG AGCTGGGAAGCGAGCTCAAGTGACCAAAAAGCCCAAGGAAAGCATTGAGAAGGAGGAGCCAAAAAAAG GATTCACAGATGAAAACAGTGAATGGCTGAAGCCAGCAAAGAGGAAGCGTGAGGTCGGCCAATCAGATAACGAGGACGACAGTGACAGCCAATGGGAGCAGGAAGAGGACGAGGGAGGGGAGAACAATAAAGTGAAAAACCTGCTAATTGAAGGAGATGGTGACGATGATGACCTGGTTGATGACTACGGTGCATTGGAGGACAGCAGTGAAGGAGAAGTAGACGGTGATGGAGAGGAG CTGCTCCCCATCGAGCGAGCTGCCAGGAAGCAGAAGAAGCTGCAGGAAGCAATGGGCCAGgagagtgatgatgatgatgataataataaggGGAAGAGTGGAGATGAAGACATGGATGAAGATGACACGGTACAGGCTAATTTAGATGATATGGACAAATTCATACTACCTGGAGCAGAGGAGATAGCAAAAGAGG GTGTTTTGCTTGTAGACCTGCAGACCATCCACCAGAGAATAAAGGACAACGTGgatgttctctctcactttgcaaccaagagagaggaggggaaagagagaacagagtacctctctctcctcaaaaAAGATCTTTCCACTTACTACAGCTACAACAATTTCCTCATAGACAAACTGCTGGATATCTTCCCAGTGTCAGAG CTGATTGATTTCCTGGAGGCCAATGAAATTCAGCGACCTGTCACCATTCGGACCAATACACTGAAGACAAGGAGGAGGGACTTGGCTCAG GCCCTGATCAACAGAGGGGTGAATCTGGATCCTCTGGGGAAGTGGTCTAAAGTGGGCCTGGTCATCTTTGACTCCTCGGTACCCATAG GTGCGACCCCAGAGTACCTAGCTGGTCACTACATGCTGCAGGGAGCCTCCAGCTTCCTGCCTGTCATGGCTCTCTCTCCCCAGGAGGGGGAGACTGTGCTCGACATGAGCTCAGCTCCCGGGGGAAAGACCACCTATATGG CCCAGTTGATGAGGAACACAGGTGTGATTGTGGCCAATGATGCCAGTGCTGACAGACTGAAGAGTGTGGTGGGCAACATCCACCGTCTGGGAGTCACCAACTCAATGATCTGTAACTACGACGGAAGGCAGTTCCCTAAG GTCATGGGGGGGTTTGACAGAGTGCTGCTTGATGCTCCCTGCTCAGGCACAGGAGTAATCTCCAAAGACCCTGCTGTGAAGACAAGTAAA GACGAGTCTGACATCCAGCGGTTGGCCCACCTGCAGAAGGAGCTCATCCTGGCGGCCATCGACTCGGTCAATGCTGAGTCTCCCTCTGGAGGCTATCTGGTGTACTGCACATGCTCTATAATG GTGGAGGAGAACGAGTGGGTAGTGGACTATGCTCTCAAGAAAAGAAACGTCAAACTCGTCCAGACTGGACTGGACTTTGGCAAAGAAGGTTTCACCAG ATTCAAAGAGAGAcgattccatccctctctgaaACTCTCACGCCGGTTCTATCCTCATTCCCACAACATGGACGGTTTCTTTGTGGCCAAGCTGAAAAAGTTCTCCAACACGGTCCCAACCACAGCAGTTGACAAAG ACGGAGAAGAGGAAACCGAGCCATCTGAGGCAGTAGAGGTTACAGCTGATTCCTCTGATGAGGACGGGCCATCTAAAGCAGGGTCTAAGAACAAGTCCAAGAAGCAGAAGCCAGTCCCTGGCAAGCCAGCTGTGTCACAGAAGGCCACAGCCAACGGGAAGCCAGCCAAAAGCATCGCCAAGAAAACAACAAACCCAAGCACCTTGAAAAAGAATGAAAAACCAACCGGGCCGAAAAAGGCAAAGATCGCTAAGATGGATGGTGGGACTGTGAAAGTGGATGGAGAGCTCAAGAAGtccaacacagtcaaaacagggGAAACGACCAAACAGTCAAAGGAAGGGAGCAGGTTTGAGAAAAAGGGCGATAAACAGAGGAAATCCCCCATGCAGAGCAAGAAGAGAATGGGGAAGAACAAATTCAATAAGTTGAAGAAGCTGCTGAAAAAAGAAGAGGTTGGACAATGA
- the LOC115140767 gene encoding inhibitor of growth protein 4-like isoform X1: MAAGMYLEHYLDSIENLPFELQRNFNLMRDLDQRTEDLKGQIDSLAKDYTSNARTLSSEQKLTILRQIQQSYSKSKEFGDDKVQLAMQTYEMVDKHIRRLDTDLARFEADLKEKQIESTDYDSTSSKGKKCESRGLKEKKVAKTRSKVKSSDEDGSPKSAQKKVKLLQPGEFTAPVANFGNVHPSDVLDMPVDPNEPTYCLCHQVSYGEMIGCDNTDCSIEWFHFACVGLTTKPRGKCMTQQEPGFVGPGDVFPLLNCPVLVITCPLKPLFLFLADRSGTRCGRLL, from the exons ATGGCGGCGGGAATGTATTTGGAACACTATTTGGACA GCATAGAGAACCTGCCATTTGAACTGCAGAGGAACTTCAATTTGATGAGGGACTTGGATCAACGTACGGAGG ATCTAAAGGGGCAGATAGACTCCCTGGCAAAGGATTACACATCCAACGCCAGGACCCTCTCGTCTGAACAGAAGCTTACTATTCTGAGGCAGATCCAGCAGTCGTACAGCAAAAGCAAGGAGTTTGGGGATGACAAAGTGCAACTGGCCATGCAAACTTATGAGATG GTGGACAAGCACATCCGGAGACTGGACACAGACCTGGCCCGCTTTGAGGCCGACCTGAAGGAGAAGCAGATAGAGAGCACAGACTATGATTCCACCTCCAGTAAGGGAAAGAAAT GTGAGTCCAGGGGACTGAAAGAGAAGAAGGTGGCTAAAACTCGGTCTAAAGTGAAGAGCTCAGATGAAGATGGCAGTCCGAAGAGTGCACAGAAGAAAGTCAAACTTCTCCAGCC GGGGGAGTTCACTGCTCCAGTTGCTAATTTTGGGAATGTGCATCCCTCTGACGTTCTGGACATGCCAGTGGACCCCAATGAGCCCACCTACTGCCTGTGTCACCAGGTGTCTTATGGAGAGATGATTGGCTGTGACAACACAGAC TGTTCCATCGAGTGGTTCCACTTTGCCTGCGTGGGCCTGACGACGAAACCAAGAGGGAAATG catgacgcaacaggaaccgggatttgTTGGACCAGgtgatgtttttccactcctcaattgtccggTGTTGGTGATCACGTGTCCACTGAAGCCactcttcttgtttttagctgataggagtggaacccggtgtggtcgtctgttGTAA
- the LOC115140767 gene encoding inhibitor of growth protein 4-like isoform X2, with protein sequence MAAGMYLEHYLDSIENLPFELQRNFNLMRDLDQRTEDLKGQIDSLAKDYTSNARTLSSEQKLTILRQIQQSYSKSKEFGDDKVQLAMQTYEMVDKHIRRLDTDLARFEADLKEKQIESTDYDSTSSKGKKCESRGLKEKKVAKTRSKVKSSDEDGSPKSAQKKVKLLQPGEFTAPVANFGNVHPSDVLDMPVDPNEPTYCLCHQVSYGEMIGCDNTDCSIEWFHFACVGLTTKPRGKCMTQQEPGFVGPGLLLTGGFCLSHRSR encoded by the exons ATGGCGGCGGGAATGTATTTGGAACACTATTTGGACA GCATAGAGAACCTGCCATTTGAACTGCAGAGGAACTTCAATTTGATGAGGGACTTGGATCAACGTACGGAGG ATCTAAAGGGGCAGATAGACTCCCTGGCAAAGGATTACACATCCAACGCCAGGACCCTCTCGTCTGAACAGAAGCTTACTATTCTGAGGCAGATCCAGCAGTCGTACAGCAAAAGCAAGGAGTTTGGGGATGACAAAGTGCAACTGGCCATGCAAACTTATGAGATG GTGGACAAGCACATCCGGAGACTGGACACAGACCTGGCCCGCTTTGAGGCCGACCTGAAGGAGAAGCAGATAGAGAGCACAGACTATGATTCCACCTCCAGTAAGGGAAAGAAAT GTGAGTCCAGGGGACTGAAAGAGAAGAAGGTGGCTAAAACTCGGTCTAAAGTGAAGAGCTCAGATGAAGATGGCAGTCCGAAGAGTGCACAGAAGAAAGTCAAACTTCTCCAGCC GGGGGAGTTCACTGCTCCAGTTGCTAATTTTGGGAATGTGCATCCCTCTGACGTTCTGGACATGCCAGTGGACCCCAATGAGCCCACCTACTGCCTGTGTCACCAGGTGTCTTATGGAGAGATGATTGGCTGTGACAACACAGAC TGTTCCATCGAGTGGTTCCACTTTGCCTGCGTGGGCCTGACGACGAAACCAAGAGGGAAATG catgacgcaacaggaaccgggatttgTTGGACCAG GACTGCTGCTGACTGGAGGTTTTTGTTTGTCACACCGTTCTCGGTAA